One part of the Salvelinus fontinalis isolate EN_2023a chromosome 4, ASM2944872v1, whole genome shotgun sequence genome encodes these proteins:
- the LOC129854301 gene encoding ubiquitin-like protein 7 isoform X2, with product MMSEWHLSLKLVDQPKSTFHFPETMPGDVSPGGYRVSTLKQLVAAQLPDSLPDPELIELVHCGRKLKDDLTLDSCGIQPGSTLHILKRTWPEPEINPEPVNRTTAAREFRVLQAALHSNSTYRDSVFKMLTNKESLDQIIVATPGLRSDPVALGVLQDKDLFVQFTDPNMLDVLISSHPALVNAIILVLHSVAGSMPAQSSAGSSRNVSSSSYSDMPGGFMFEGMSDDDEDFQSGNPAGPSNRTGGPAGMRPVSLGHSGATGPRPITQSELATALALASTPESSAVTPTAGAQDPSSGVPPTPAGTPVSNDLFSQALQQALQASSMSGMSSLQGRWQSQLQQLRDMGIQDEELMLRALQATDGDIQSALELIFAGGPGL from the exons ATGATGTCGGAGTGGCACCTGTCATTGAAGCTGGTGGATCAGCCCAAATCCACCTTCCACTTCCCTGAGACGATGCCTGGAGACGTGTCTCCCGGCGGCTACCGAGTCTCTACTCTGAAACAGCTCGTTGCAGCACAGCTTCCTGATTCCCTACCGGACCCCGAACTCATAG AGCTGGTACACTGTGGTCGCAAGTTGAAGGACGACCTGACTTTAGACTCATGTGGgatccagccaggatccacccTGCACATCCTCAAAAGGACCTGGCCTGAACCAGAAATCAATCCAG AGCCAGTGAACAGGACGACTGCAGCCAGGGAGTTCCGTGTGCTGCAGGCAGCCCTCCACTCCAACTCCACCTACAGAGACTCG GTGTTTAAGATGCTGACTAATAAGGAGTCTCTAGATCAGATCATTGTGGCCACGCCAGGGCTGAGATCTGACCCGGTAGCGCTAG GAGTGCTCCAAGACAAAGATCTATTTGTGCAATTCACAGACCCGAACATGCTGgatgt GTTGATCAGTTCTCACCCAGCCTTGGTCAATGCCATCATCCTGGTCCTCCACTCAGTGGCTGGCAGCATGCCTGCTCAGTCGAGCGCCGGCTCCTCCCGCAACGTCTCCTCCAGCTCCTACAGTGACATGCCAG GAGGGTTTATGTTTGAGGGCATgtctgatgatgatgaagatttCCAATCG GGAAATCCGGCAGGCCCATCCAACCGAACCGGGGGCCCAGCAGGAATGCGGCCTGTGTCccttggccatagtggagctaCTGGCCCTCGACCCATAACACAGAGTGAGCTGGCCACTGCCCTGGCCCTGGCCAGTACTCCTGAGAGCAGTGCTGTTACTCCCACTGCAGGGGCTCAG GACCCCTCATCTGGAGTGCCTCCCACGCCAGCAGGGACTCCTGTCAGCAATGACCTTTTCAGCCAGGCACTGCAGCAGGCTCTGCAGGCCTCCAGCATGTCCGGCATGTCTTCTCTGCAG GGGCGTTGGCAGTCCCAGCTGCAGCAGCTGAGAGACATGGGGATCCAAGATGAGGAGCTGATGCTACGGGCGCTGCAGGCTACAGACGGGGACATTCAGTCAGCTCTGGAGCTCATCTTCGCTGGAGGGCCAGGACTCTGA
- the LOC129854301 gene encoding ubiquitin-like protein 7 isoform X1, translating into MMSEWHLSLKLVDQPKSTFHFPETMPGDVSPGGYRVSTLKQLVAAQLPDSLPDPELIELVHCGRKLKDDLTLDSCGIQPGSTLHILKRTWPEPEINPEPVNRTTAAREFRVLQAALHSNSTYRDSVFKMLTNKESLDQIIVATPGLRSDPVALGVLQDKDLFVQFTDPNMLDVLISSHPALVNAIILVLHSVAGSMPAQSSAGSSRNVSSSSYSDMPGGFMFEGMSDDDEDFQSGNPAGPSNRTGGPAGMRPVSLGHSGATGPRPITQSELATALALASTPESSAVTPTAGAQQDPSSGVPPTPAGTPVSNDLFSQALQQALQASSMSGMSSLQGRWQSQLQQLRDMGIQDEELMLRALQATDGDIQSALELIFAGGPGL; encoded by the exons ATGATGTCGGAGTGGCACCTGTCATTGAAGCTGGTGGATCAGCCCAAATCCACCTTCCACTTCCCTGAGACGATGCCTGGAGACGTGTCTCCCGGCGGCTACCGAGTCTCTACTCTGAAACAGCTCGTTGCAGCACAGCTTCCTGATTCCCTACCGGACCCCGAACTCATAG AGCTGGTACACTGTGGTCGCAAGTTGAAGGACGACCTGACTTTAGACTCATGTGGgatccagccaggatccacccTGCACATCCTCAAAAGGACCTGGCCTGAACCAGAAATCAATCCAG AGCCAGTGAACAGGACGACTGCAGCCAGGGAGTTCCGTGTGCTGCAGGCAGCCCTCCACTCCAACTCCACCTACAGAGACTCG GTGTTTAAGATGCTGACTAATAAGGAGTCTCTAGATCAGATCATTGTGGCCACGCCAGGGCTGAGATCTGACCCGGTAGCGCTAG GAGTGCTCCAAGACAAAGATCTATTTGTGCAATTCACAGACCCGAACATGCTGgatgt GTTGATCAGTTCTCACCCAGCCTTGGTCAATGCCATCATCCTGGTCCTCCACTCAGTGGCTGGCAGCATGCCTGCTCAGTCGAGCGCCGGCTCCTCCCGCAACGTCTCCTCCAGCTCCTACAGTGACATGCCAG GAGGGTTTATGTTTGAGGGCATgtctgatgatgatgaagatttCCAATCG GGAAATCCGGCAGGCCCATCCAACCGAACCGGGGGCCCAGCAGGAATGCGGCCTGTGTCccttggccatagtggagctaCTGGCCCTCGACCCATAACACAGAGTGAGCTGGCCACTGCCCTGGCCCTGGCCAGTACTCCTGAGAGCAGTGCTGTTACTCCCACTGCAGGGGCTCAG CAGGACCCCTCATCTGGAGTGCCTCCCACGCCAGCAGGGACTCCTGTCAGCAATGACCTTTTCAGCCAGGCACTGCAGCAGGCTCTGCAGGCCTCCAGCATGTCCGGCATGTCTTCTCTGCAG GGGCGTTGGCAGTCCCAGCTGCAGCAGCTGAGAGACATGGGGATCCAAGATGAGGAGCTGATGCTACGGGCGCTGCAGGCTACAGACGGGGACATTCAGTCAGCTCTGGAGCTCATCTTCGCTGGAGGGCCAGGACTCTGA